In Carya illinoinensis cultivar Pawnee chromosome 7, C.illinoinensisPawnee_v1, whole genome shotgun sequence, the following are encoded in one genomic region:
- the LOC122314807 gene encoding serine/threonine-protein kinase/endoribonuclease IRE1a isoform X2, which produces MHTEHFGRMKLSMSIDEFVKNTPYISEDGAVTLGSKKTTVFEVDLRTGKLIRTYRFNSQSTLRSDDEKQSVLYKDISSKELVKPGSKSPDIVDLRLHITRTDYLLTSFARDSDKTLWNMTIAEIGASLLCLDPSSGASLNFLDKLGLEIGIDFALPLSCHTRGPIFCHRSHILLESSEIETLTGAHLGDMLLPMPPSGLIIPIKPKVDRLVDDSDTMLQLPPREIDDTGIVEVHGTKFSLSHMLIMFREWSSAFSIIMFMIILVVGLVVKGCVLFLKEKVSLNELPYNSSSKAASLKRKKNNKSANNDDVEKKDNYAHIDGENKTLLHINKLLDGGSNGRKIGKLFVSNTEIAKGSNGTIILEGIYEGRPVAVKRLVHAHNDVAFKEIQNLIASDYHPNIVRWYGVEYDQDFVYLSLELCTCSLDDLIQVYSDYSQYPAYNEKQATRAMIDYKARLESMKNRMSGINLWKANGHPSPLLLKMMRDVVSGLVHLHELGIIHRDLKPQNVLIIKERSLCAKLSDMGISKRLVGDMSSLSHHVTGSGSSGWQAPEQLLHGRQTRSVDLFSLGCILFFCITGGRHPFGERLERDINIVKNQMDLFLVENIPEGVDLIFHLLSPDPELRPRASEVLHHPLFWSSETRLSFLRDTSDRVELEDRETNSEFLKALESIGSVALGSKWDQKMEPAFITNIGHYRRYKFDSVRDLLRVMRNKLNHYGELPKEIQGLLGPVPEGFDSYFASRFPRLLMEVHKVVCRYCRGEGWFRKYLTINVD; this is translated from the exons ATGCACACTGAGCACTTTGGTAGAATG AAACTATCGATGTCTATTGATGAATTTGTCAAAAATACACCCTACATATCTGAGGATGGGGCTGTTACGCTTGGATCTAAGAAAACAACTGTTTTTGAGGTTGATCTTAGGACTGGAAAGTTGATCCGCACTTACAGGTTCAATTCTCAATCAACATTGCGAAGTGATGATGAAAAACAGAGTGTTTTATATAAGGATATATCCAGTAAGGAGTTGGTAAAGCCTGGATCTAAGAGTCCAGATATTGTTGATTTGCGACTGCACATCACAAGGACAGATTATCTACTGACGTCATTTGCTCGAGACTCGGACAAAACTTTGTGGAATATGACGATTGCTGAAATTGGGGCTTCTTTGCTTTGTCTAGATCCTTCTAGTGGGGCTTCTTTGAATTTTCTGGATAAGCTTGGTTTAGAAATTGGAATTGACTTTGCTTTGCCACTGTCATGTCACACAAGAGGCCCTATTTTCTGCCATCGTAGTCATATTTTGCTAGAATCCTCTGAGATTGAAACGCTCACAGGGGCTCATCTTGGAGATATGCTGCTACCAATGCCTCCTTCAGGTTTGATAATTCCTATAAAACCCAAGGTTGATAGACTTGTAGATGATAGTGACACAATGCTTCAATTGCCTCCTAGGGAGATTGATGATACAGGGATTGTTGAAGTGCATGGCACTAAATTTTCTCTTAGTCACATGTTAATCATGTTTCGTGAGTGGTCATCAGCATTTTCCATCATCATGTTCATGATCATTCTTGTTGTGGGCCTTGTCGTTAAAGGTTGTGTTCTGtttcttaaagaaaaagttTCGTTGAATGAGCTGCCTTATAATTCTAGCTCAAAAGCTGCATCtttgaagaggaaaaaaaacaacaaatcaGCAAACAATGATGATGTTGAGAAAAAGGATAATTATGCGCACATTGATGGTGAGAACAAAACACTGTTGCACATCAATAAACTTTTAGATGGTGGCTCAAATGGACGCAAGATAGGTAAACTATTTGTATCAAACACTGAAATTGCTAAGGGAAGTAATGGTACCATTATCCTCGAGGGAATATATGAGGGTCGACCAGTTGCCGTAAAACGTCTGGTCCATGCTCATAATGATGTGGCTTTTAAAGAAATTCAGAATCTTATAGCATCTGACTACCATCCAAACATTGTTCGATGGTATGGAGTGGAATATGATCAAGATTTTGTCTATCTCTCTTTGGAGCTGTGTACTTGCAGCTTGGATGATTTGATCCAGGTTTACTCAGATTATTCACAATACCCAGCATACAATGAGAAACAAGCTACGAGAGCTATGATCGATTATAAAGCCCGTCTAGAGTCCATGAAGAATAGAATGTCGGGCATCAATTTGTGGAAAGCAAATGGTCATCCGTCACCTCTATTGTTAAAGATGATGAG GGATGTGGTTTCTGGGCTAGTGCATTTGCATGAATTGGGAATAATTCATCGCGACTTAAAGCCTCAAAATGTCTTGATAATCAAGGAAAGATCTTTATGTGCAAAACTTTCTGACATGGGCATTAGCAAGCGCCTTGTTGGGGATATGTCTTCCTTGAGTCATCATGTTACTG GTTCTGGCAGTTCTGGTTGGCAAGCACCGGAACAACTTCTGCATGGACGGCAAACACGTTCTGTGGATCTGTTTAGTTTAGGCTGTATCCTTTTTTTCTGCATAACTGGAGGTAGACATCCATTTGGTGAACGTCTTGAACGTGATATCAACATTGTGAAGAACCAAATGGACCTCTTTTTGGTAGAGAATATCCCTGAAGGTGTGgatcttatttttcatttattgagTCCTGACCCTGAATTAAG ACCTAGGGCATCAGAGGTGTTGCACCACCCTTTATTTTGGAGTTCTGAGACTAGACTGTCATTTCTTCGGGATACTAGTGACCGGGTCGAATTGGAAGACAGGGAGACTAATTCTGAATTCTTGAAAGCATTAGAAAGCATCGGGTCAGTAGCATTGGGCTCAAAATGGGATCAAAAGATGGAACCTGCATTTATCACGAACATTGGCCATTATAGACGGTACAAATTTGATAGTGTTCGAGACTTATTGCGTGTCATGCGAAACAAGTTGAATCATTATGGAGAACTTCCAAAAGAAATTCAG GGGCTCTTAGGACCAGTACCTGAAGGATTTGATAGCTACTTTGCTAGTCGATTTCCAAGACTCTTAATGGAGGTCCACAAAGTTGTTTGCAGATACTGTCGGGGAGAGGGATGGTTTCGGAAGTATTTGACTATCAACGTTGATTAG
- the LOC122315356 gene encoding uncharacterized protein LOC122315356 — protein sequence MQCSRTLQKRYFPPMSFRELWNQLCQSADLDVPEEFAIVSRLIWLRRNSFIFQGEFKHPSSVVSQASIAMLELEANRNIRENTQQGEQIQVKWSPPPKNMFKMNWDAAVDKTKCRVGIGVIVRDHRGQMTTALRKRRSLYPGHALAKTCGAYEATKFGLQLDLSQVVLEGDSKQVVNALMAKPPNVSTMDMVTQDTTMSPPLPVLVC from the coding sequence ATGCAGTGTTCAAGGACCCTACAGAAGAGATACTTCCCTCCAATGTCATTCAGAGAGCTATGGAACCAGTTATGCCAATCTGCTGATTTGGATGTCCCTGAAGAATTTGCCATCGTGTCACGGCTTATCTGGCTAAGGAGGAACTCTTTTATCTTCCAAGGAGAGTTCAAACACCCTAGTAGTGTTGTAAGTCAGGCCTCAATAGCTATGCTTGAGCTGGAAGCCAATAGAAACATAAGGGAAAATACACAACAAGGTGAACAAATTCAAGTTAAATGGTCTCCCCCTCCAAAgaatatgtttaaaatgaacTGGGATGCGGCTGTGGACAAAACGAAGTGCAGAGTTGGGATAGGGGTCATTGTAAGGGACCATAGAGGCCAAATGACTACTGCTTTGAGAAAGAGGAGATCTTTGTATCCTGGCCATGCTCTAGCTAAAACTTGTGGTGCATACGAGGCAACCAAATTTGGCCTACAGTTGGACCTCTCCCAGGTTGTTCTAGAGGGAGATTCAAAGCAGGTGGTAAATGCACTAATGGCCAAACCCCCGAACGTTTCAACCATGGACATGGTAACTCAGGACACAACAATGTCTCCACCATTACCCGTTTTGGTCTGTTAG
- the LOC122314807 gene encoding serine/threonine-protein kinase/endoribonuclease IRE1a isoform X1 gives MKHHFICTVCLFLLFVISAFSSSFGELSLRSPYGGELSRSPSRSLLSISPEHSTTLITGLDGTVYLVESNSKRVIWSFASGAPIYTSFQAPFSQDKDKENAGGRFFIDCGDDWELYMHTEHFGRMKLSMSIDEFVKNTPYISEDGAVTLGSKKTTVFEVDLRTGKLIRTYRFNSQSTLRSDDEKQSVLYKDISSKELVKPGSKSPDIVDLRLHITRTDYLLTSFARDSDKTLWNMTIAEIGASLLCLDPSSGASLNFLDKLGLEIGIDFALPLSCHTRGPIFCHRSHILLESSEIETLTGAHLGDMLLPMPPSGLIIPIKPKVDRLVDDSDTMLQLPPREIDDTGIVEVHGTKFSLSHMLIMFREWSSAFSIIMFMIILVVGLVVKGCVLFLKEKVSLNELPYNSSSKAASLKRKKNNKSANNDDVEKKDNYAHIDGENKTLLHINKLLDGGSNGRKIGKLFVSNTEIAKGSNGTIILEGIYEGRPVAVKRLVHAHNDVAFKEIQNLIASDYHPNIVRWYGVEYDQDFVYLSLELCTCSLDDLIQVYSDYSQYPAYNEKQATRAMIDYKARLESMKNRMSGINLWKANGHPSPLLLKMMRDVVSGLVHLHELGIIHRDLKPQNVLIIKERSLCAKLSDMGISKRLVGDMSSLSHHVTGSGSSGWQAPEQLLHGRQTRSVDLFSLGCILFFCITGGRHPFGERLERDINIVKNQMDLFLVENIPEGVDLIFHLLSPDPELRPRASEVLHHPLFWSSETRLSFLRDTSDRVELEDRETNSEFLKALESIGSVALGSKWDQKMEPAFITNIGHYRRYKFDSVRDLLRVMRNKLNHYGELPKEIQGLLGPVPEGFDSYFASRFPRLLMEVHKVVCRYCRGEGWFRKYLTINVD, from the exons ATGAAACACCATTTTATTTGTACCGTATGCTTGTTTTTGTTATTCGTAATCTCGGCGTTTTCGAGCTCATTTGGTGAGTTATCGCTTCGGAGTCCGTATGGGGGTGAGTTATCTCGGAGCCCGAGTCGGTCTCTATTGTCTATCTCACC TGAACATAGTACGACACTAATTACTGGCTTGGACGGGACAGTCTATTTGGTGGAGAGTAACTCTAAGAGAGTTATCTGGTCGTTTGCATCAGGAGCACCAATTTATACTTCATTTCAGGCTCCATTCAGCcaagataaagataaagaaaatgcGGGTGGCAGATTTTTCATAGATTGTGGAGATGACTGGGAATTGTATATGCACACTGAGCACTTTGGTAGAATG AAACTATCGATGTCTATTGATGAATTTGTCAAAAATACACCCTACATATCTGAGGATGGGGCTGTTACGCTTGGATCTAAGAAAACAACTGTTTTTGAGGTTGATCTTAGGACTGGAAAGTTGATCCGCACTTACAGGTTCAATTCTCAATCAACATTGCGAAGTGATGATGAAAAACAGAGTGTTTTATATAAGGATATATCCAGTAAGGAGTTGGTAAAGCCTGGATCTAAGAGTCCAGATATTGTTGATTTGCGACTGCACATCACAAGGACAGATTATCTACTGACGTCATTTGCTCGAGACTCGGACAAAACTTTGTGGAATATGACGATTGCTGAAATTGGGGCTTCTTTGCTTTGTCTAGATCCTTCTAGTGGGGCTTCTTTGAATTTTCTGGATAAGCTTGGTTTAGAAATTGGAATTGACTTTGCTTTGCCACTGTCATGTCACACAAGAGGCCCTATTTTCTGCCATCGTAGTCATATTTTGCTAGAATCCTCTGAGATTGAAACGCTCACAGGGGCTCATCTTGGAGATATGCTGCTACCAATGCCTCCTTCAGGTTTGATAATTCCTATAAAACCCAAGGTTGATAGACTTGTAGATGATAGTGACACAATGCTTCAATTGCCTCCTAGGGAGATTGATGATACAGGGATTGTTGAAGTGCATGGCACTAAATTTTCTCTTAGTCACATGTTAATCATGTTTCGTGAGTGGTCATCAGCATTTTCCATCATCATGTTCATGATCATTCTTGTTGTGGGCCTTGTCGTTAAAGGTTGTGTTCTGtttcttaaagaaaaagttTCGTTGAATGAGCTGCCTTATAATTCTAGCTCAAAAGCTGCATCtttgaagaggaaaaaaaacaacaaatcaGCAAACAATGATGATGTTGAGAAAAAGGATAATTATGCGCACATTGATGGTGAGAACAAAACACTGTTGCACATCAATAAACTTTTAGATGGTGGCTCAAATGGACGCAAGATAGGTAAACTATTTGTATCAAACACTGAAATTGCTAAGGGAAGTAATGGTACCATTATCCTCGAGGGAATATATGAGGGTCGACCAGTTGCCGTAAAACGTCTGGTCCATGCTCATAATGATGTGGCTTTTAAAGAAATTCAGAATCTTATAGCATCTGACTACCATCCAAACATTGTTCGATGGTATGGAGTGGAATATGATCAAGATTTTGTCTATCTCTCTTTGGAGCTGTGTACTTGCAGCTTGGATGATTTGATCCAGGTTTACTCAGATTATTCACAATACCCAGCATACAATGAGAAACAAGCTACGAGAGCTATGATCGATTATAAAGCCCGTCTAGAGTCCATGAAGAATAGAATGTCGGGCATCAATTTGTGGAAAGCAAATGGTCATCCGTCACCTCTATTGTTAAAGATGATGAG GGATGTGGTTTCTGGGCTAGTGCATTTGCATGAATTGGGAATAATTCATCGCGACTTAAAGCCTCAAAATGTCTTGATAATCAAGGAAAGATCTTTATGTGCAAAACTTTCTGACATGGGCATTAGCAAGCGCCTTGTTGGGGATATGTCTTCCTTGAGTCATCATGTTACTG GTTCTGGCAGTTCTGGTTGGCAAGCACCGGAACAACTTCTGCATGGACGGCAAACACGTTCTGTGGATCTGTTTAGTTTAGGCTGTATCCTTTTTTTCTGCATAACTGGAGGTAGACATCCATTTGGTGAACGTCTTGAACGTGATATCAACATTGTGAAGAACCAAATGGACCTCTTTTTGGTAGAGAATATCCCTGAAGGTGTGgatcttatttttcatttattgagTCCTGACCCTGAATTAAG ACCTAGGGCATCAGAGGTGTTGCACCACCCTTTATTTTGGAGTTCTGAGACTAGACTGTCATTTCTTCGGGATACTAGTGACCGGGTCGAATTGGAAGACAGGGAGACTAATTCTGAATTCTTGAAAGCATTAGAAAGCATCGGGTCAGTAGCATTGGGCTCAAAATGGGATCAAAAGATGGAACCTGCATTTATCACGAACATTGGCCATTATAGACGGTACAAATTTGATAGTGTTCGAGACTTATTGCGTGTCATGCGAAACAAGTTGAATCATTATGGAGAACTTCCAAAAGAAATTCAG GGGCTCTTAGGACCAGTACCTGAAGGATTTGATAGCTACTTTGCTAGTCGATTTCCAAGACTCTTAATGGAGGTCCACAAAGTTGTTTGCAGATACTGTCGGGGAGAGGGATGGTTTCGGAAGTATTTGACTATCAACGTTGATTAG
- the LOC122315350 gene encoding uncharacterized mitochondrial protein AtMg00310-like: protein MGKTELLFSRNMEASIQSTIKEVWGVQNIQHHDKYLGLPSFVGKSRFQSFKAIKDRVWAKLQGWKEKLLSQAGREVLIKAVVQAIPTYTMSCFQLPKGFCKDLEGMFARFWWGQRDQERRLHWLKWSTLCQSKFKGGMGFRDLESFNLALLAKQGWRLLHSHGSLFTAVFKAKYFPNSDFLSSALGSKPSYVWRSIYAAKAVVQAGSLWRIGQGDKIKVRTDH from the coding sequence ATGGGGAAAACTGAACTTCTTTTCAGTCGTAATATGGAGGCCTCTATTCAGTCCACTATCAAGGAAGTGTGGGGTGTCCAGAATATTCAGCATCATGATAAATATCTTGGTCTCCCCTCCTTTGTAGGCAAATCCCGTTTTCAGTCCTTTAAGGCTATTAAGGATAGAGTGTGGGCAAAGTTGCAAGGGTGGAAAGAGAAGTTGTTGTCCCAAGCGGGGCGCGAGGTGCTGATTAAAGCTGTTGTTCAGGCTATTCCGACGTACACTATGAGTTGCTTCCAACTCCCGAAAGGATTTTGCAAAGACTTAGAAGGGATGTTTGCACGGTTTTGGTGGGGTCAACGGGATCAAGAGAGAAGGCTGCACTGGCTGAAATGGAGTACTTTGTGTCAGTCAAAATTCAAGGGTGGCATGGGTTTTCGGGACCTCGAATCTTTTAATTTAGCTTTATTGGCTAAACAAGGATGGCGTTTACTGCACTCGCATGGGTCTCTTTTTACTGCTGTGTTTAAAGCTAAATATTTCCCCAACTCTGACTTTTTAAGCTCGGCTTTGGGTTCCAAACCTTCATATGTGTGGCGAAGCATATATGCAGCAAAGGCTGTGGTGCAAGCAGGTAGCTTATGGCGTATTGGTCAGGGCGACAAAATAAAGGTTCGCACAGATCACTAG